ACAATTGCCTCAAACTGAGCTGGCGACCATTTCTTGATTCTTTGATAGTCAGCAAAAGTTCGCTCAAAAAAGTCCAGATAAACAGCTTTAGAATATTTCCCATCAACTAATGCGGTTGCCGAGTTATTCGGTCGCCAAAAATCATTGATATCAGCACTATATGCGCTGTGACCGTCATTAATTGCTAAAATCCGTGGTTCGGCCTTAATCAATAAACTGATACTCCCTGCTCCTTGAGTTACCTCACCACCACTATTTAGACCATAGCGGGCAATATCACTGCCAATTACAATCGCACTATGATGTGGATGCAAACGAACATAGTCGCGAGCTAACATTAGACCAGCGGTCATCCCAAAACAAGCCTCTTTAATTTCAAAAGTTCGTACTGCTGCTGATAATTTTAGTGCGCTTTTAATAAACAACGAACCAGATTTAGACTGATCAACTCCACTTTCAGTTCCCAAAATTAACAGCCCTACTTGATTTAAATCAACATGGTCTAAATAACCTAAAGTAGCATTAATTCCCATGGAAACTGCATCCTGCGTTTGGTCTGCTACACTCATTTGGCTCTGACCAATTCCTTCAAGATACTTGTTGGGATCTTCATTGCGGGCATTAGCTAAATCGACCATATCGACATACTTATTCGGAGTATAAAAACCAATCTCATCTATTCCAACTTGCATTATTTTGCCTTTCGTATTTCAATTAAGTACTTTTGAGCCGCAGCTTGTGTGTAATTCTGATCTTGCTTCATCAATGACAAAACTTGCTGTTTCTCTGTGTCATTCGCTGACAAAGTAGCCACTATGTTGCGGGCTTGCAATTTCATATGACCTGCTTGAATGCCAGTGGTTGCAATTGCCAGTAAAGCGGCTAAATTATTAGCCAAGCCGATACTGACAACCACTTCTGCTAACTGCTGGCTAGTTATACTTGAACCTAATATCTGATAATTTTCCTGGACATCAGAACGAGCGTTAATTGAACCGCCAACTGTTCCCAGCGCTAACGGTAGACTAAGCTCACCGTGAAGCATATCATCTTCAAGCCGCCAACTGCTTAAACTGCAATATTGACCATGCCGACTAGCCCAAAGGCCACACGCAGCTTCGACACTACGTGTATCGTTACCAGTTGCTTGTAATACAGCATCGACGCCATTCATGATACCTTTATTATTTGTAACGCCACGCATTGGATCGGTTTCTCCAATTTGGCTAAGCAAGGCGATCTGTTGAGCAACTGTTTTTCCACCAACACTTTGAACCGATAACTGCACCTTTACCCGACTTATTTGGCTAGGATAATTAGACAAAATTGCGAATAATTTAGTCTTTATTTCAGGAAATATCGCTAATTTTTCAGCCATAAATTCTAAAATAGAATTTACCTTATTAGCCCCCATGGCTTGGGCTGGATCTACTAAGACTTGCAAATAAACTAATTCATGTTCACAACGGACAGTAATTTGTCTGACGCCACCACCGTGATGTACTAAACTGGAAAATTCACGGTTAGTAATTTCAATTAGCTTAGGAAAACTTTGTTCGAAGTCAGCTAACTCAAAATCATCCGCAGCTTGTAAAACAATTTGTCCATAAATCCCTTGACGTTCACTAGTTACCTTGGTGCCACCATTTTGAGTGAAAATGCTAGCGCCATGATTAGCAGCAGCCACTACTGAAGGTTCCTCTGTGGCCATCGGCACTAAATAAGATTGGCCGTTAACTACTAAATTCGTAACTAGACCAACTGGCAGGCTTAATCTACCAACCACGTTTTCACTCAATTGATCCATTTTAGCTAAAGTTGCAGAATCAAGATCGGCTAATTCCAACCCTTGACTAGCCAGCAATGCACGTCTTTTTTCGGGAGGTAATTCATAAAACTTCATTTAGTCAACTCTTTGTAATTCACAAGCAATTGCCTGACCGCCGCCGATACACAGGCTAATCAACGCACGCTGACCATTTCTGTACTTCAAGGCATTAATTGCAGTAGTAATTAAGCGCGTTCCAGTCGCCGCTAACGGATGACCGATGGCAATCGCCCCACCAGCAATATTTAACTTTTCAGGTGCAATGGCTAAGGCTTCCAATAAGGCAACGCTAGGAGCGGCAAAAGCCTCATTAATTTCAATAACGTCATATTCATTTAACTGGTAGTGAGTAGTTTTTAGTAGTTGCTTAATTGCATAATAAGGTGCAAAGCCCATATAAGCTGGATCAGTTCCAGATTCCGCAAATGCACCTAAACGAGCCAAGGGCTGCAATCCCAGCTCTTTAACCTTGTCAGCAGTCGCCAAAATAACCATACTGGCTCCATCACTTAGGGGTGAAGAATTACCAGCTGTTACTTGACCATTAGCCTTAAAAACTGGTTTTAACTCGCCTAATGCCGCTAAGCTGGTATCTGGACGAATGTTCTCATCTTGCAGAATCGTTTTACCATTTACCATCATCTCAATAATTTCGTCTTTAAAATATCCAGCTGCTTGGGCGTGTGCTGCCTTTTGATGAGATTCTAAACTATATGCATCCAATTTATCGCGAGAAACTTGATATTTTTCAGCCACATTTTCTGCAGTCAGCCCCATATGTTCTCCAGAAAAAGCATCCGTTAACCCGTCGTTTAGCATCGTACTTTGCACTGGTGCAGTCTTATCAGCAGCAAACATAGCGGCATTAGTCATACTTTCACTACCACCAACTGCTACTAACCCAAAGTCACCCAATTCCATTTGTCCCTGAGCTAATCGCAAGGCCTTTAAGCTTGACCCGCAAACTTCGTTAATTGTCACACTACTACTGCTAGTTGTCATACCAGAATTCAAAGCGATCTGCCGCGCCATATTTTGTCCCAAGCCAGCAGCTAACACGTTGCCCATAAATAGCGCATCTAATTGCTCAGCAGCTAATCCAATGCTCTTCAGGCTGCCCTTTAAAGCAATCTCTCCTAAATCAACTGCATCATAATCACTCAACCAGCCCTGATAACGACCAAAAGGAGTCCGTTTAGCAGCAACTACAAAAATTTCTTTCATCAAATTATGTCTCCTAGCAAAAATATTTCATGCAAAATCTTACCCAATTTTTGCTACAAAACCTAGTGATTCGACAGAGATTAAGAAAATTTTACACAAAAAAGCTGATTATGTTTATATCACAATCAACTTAATTAGCCTTACTTTTAAAAATGTTCTTAAATTACTTTTTTTACAAACCTTTTTTGCAATTTCAAGCAACGATAACCTAACTTCTCATAAAACTGATGAGCTGCTGTTCGCTCTTCACCTGAATTTAATCTAATTTCAGTTAATCCAAGTTGCTTGGCTCTAGTTTCAAGTTCTAACATTAACGCGTGACCAATTCCTTGGCCTTGGGCAGAACCAGATACTGCCAATGCTAAGACATTAAGCATTGGATCAAAATAACTTTCACTAAAAATTTCGGCATGCACATAACCTAGAACGGTTTCGTTTTCATCCTCAAAAACTAACAGCAAATGGTGCCGCTCATCACTAATTAGCCGTTTTAAATTATTAATGGTTTTATCAACCGGATAATCATAACCCAACTGACTTTTATTTAATTCTTGAATAGCTGGACCATCTCCAGCAACTACATTACGAATCATTTATTTAAATCCTTTACTACTTATTTAGCCTTTTCGGTGCCATTTACAGCTAATCAATTCGTCACATAATAAGATTTTTAAGCTAATCGCAAGATTTTGACAAGCAAAAAGACTGCATTCATTTTTGAAGCAGTCTTAAATCATTATGCTTTATGTTTTGAATCTTGACTCTGCAATTTCTTACCTAAATCAATAACATATTGGCGCAATGCATCCTTAGTTTCGGGATGATTAAGCCCATATTCAATTGAAGTTTCCAGATAACTTTCTTTATTACCAACGTCATGACGTTCACCCTTGAAAACATGAGCAAAGACACGTTGCGTCTTATTCATGGTATCAATTGCATCCGTTAATTGAATCTCACCACCACGACCAGGTTTTTGATTAGCTAAAACATCAAAAATCTCCGGTGTCAACAGATAACGCCCAATAATCGCATAATCACTTGGAGCTTTATCAATATCAGGTTTTTCGACAAAGGATTTAACGTTAATCAAACCAGGCATAATTTCATTTTCAGGTTCAATCACTCCATACTTAGAAACTTCTTCATGTGGAACTGGCATAACAGCAATTGTTGAGGCATGTGTCTTAGCATAACGGTCAAGCAACTGCTTAGTAAGCGGCGTTTTATCCATCATTAAATCGTCACCTAGCATAACGACAAATGGCTCATCCCCAACAAAACTGCGGCCGCGAGCAATGGCGTCGCCTAATCCAGCTGGATAGGGTTGTCTGGTGTAATAAATATTAATCCCTAGCTGAGTAATTTCTTGCGACATCTTTAGTAAACCGGTCTTGCCATTTTCTTGTAAATTCTGCTCCAATTCTGGATTAGAATCAAAATGATCTTCAATCGGACGTTTATTTTTACCCGTGACAATTAAAATATCTTCGATACCTGAATTTTTAGCTTCTTCTACGATAAACTGAATTGTTGGCTTATCAACTATCGGTAACATTTCCTTAGGCATTGCTTTAGTGACAGGCATAAACCTTGTCCCTAACCCAGCAGCTGGAATAATAGCTTTTCTTACTTTCATAGTGTGCTCTTTTCTTTTAGTGTTTCTAAATAATATAACAAATTTTATCTAATTATGCGAGCGTTTATAATTGCGCTTTCTTTGCAAGTACTCCGCTAATCTTCCAGCAGAGTATTGAACATTGGCAGTATTCTTGGCCACCAAGGCTGCATTAACGCAGGTTCCGAGTAATAGAAAGATTGACGCTAAATTGAGCCACAACATAAAAATAATAAAAGTACCGACTATACCGTAATTTTCCCAACTTATATGGAAATGATGCAAATAAAAACCAAATAAAGATGACAAAAGCCACCAGCTAATCAGAGTAGTAAAAACACCAGGCCAAATAACGCGTTTTTTGAGCTTAATATTAGGCAAAACATAATTCAAATAATACAAAATACTAAGTAAAATAATCACTAAGACGGGATAGCGATAATTAAAAATCTTTTCGATTGTTTCTATCGGAAAAGCAAGAAACGGTTGTAAAAATTCCAGCACTTCTTGACCAAAGATCAACATTAAACTGAGTAAAGTTACAATAATAATCATGATATTAGTCAAAAGAATTGTGAATGTTCTAGTAAAAACTGTTATTCGCCAACTTTGTTTAAGTTCAGTAGAACGAACTCCGTAAATCCGGTTCATGCCAATTCTAATCGCATTAACTAATGACGAAACCGACCAAATTGCCACCAAAATACCAAATGAGATGTAACCAGTTGAATTGCTCTTGAGTAAGGAATTAACAATTGGCATAATATATTCGGTAATCTGACTAGGAAAAATCAACTTCAAATAGCCTGCAATAGGTGCCGTATCGATATTAAACAATGGCAAAACATTTCCAATAATGATAATAGCTGGAAAGATTGAAAATAAAATATAGTAAGCAATTACAATTGCGCTAGTTAGTACTTCTCCACGTGAAAATCTGAGTGACAAATTTTTATAAAATTGAACAAATTGTTGGCCAGCAGTCTGGCTTTTACTAGACATACGAATTTACTCATCCAGTTCATCGAAGTGCGGCAGATACTTTTCATAACCATCATACGGTTTCTGCAAGGTTAAAATCTTAGGACCATCCTTAGTAATAGCAAAAGTATGTTCAAATTGAGCAGACTTAGAACCATCTGGCGTGGCATAATAAACCCAATCATCATTAGGATCACTGACGCTCTTTTGTTCAATCCGCCAATCACCACCAGCTTCTACCATTGGTTCACAAGTAATCGTCATCCCTTCGCGCAAACGTAAGCCATGTCCAGCTTTACCCCAATGCGGCACCTCCGGATCTTCATGAATACTTGGTTGAATCCCATGGCCGACAAGTTCCTTAACATCACCATAATGATGCTCATCTTCAACATAATGCTGAATAGCCGCACCAATATCACCAATTCGATTGCCTAGAACTGCCTGATCAATTCCTAAATACATGGCTTTACGCGTAGTTTCCATTAAATCGCGATCTGCTTTAGAAATTTCACCAACAGGATAAGTTGTACAAGAGTCGCTTTCAAACCCGTTTAAATTACAAGTCACATCCACCTTTACTAAATCACCCTCACGCAGCACAGTGTCTTTGCGCGGTATAGCATGAGCAATTTGATCATTGACTGAAATGCAGGTTCCATATTTATAGCCCTCGAATCCCTGCTCTGAAAGACGGCCACCACGACTCTTAACAAACTTCTGACAAAATTCTTCAATGTCCCAAGTAGTAATGCCTGGCTTAATCACTTCACGCAGTCCTTCAAACATTGATGCCAGTAAATGACCAGATGCCTGCATTCCTTTAAGTTCACGAACGGTTTTTATTGTAATCAAAATTAATTTCCCCTTTGTAAAAGTTTACTTAGTTACATTATAGCTTTTTTTAAAAGTTTACTAAAGAAATTCATTAAATCCCCTAAATTAGGTATAATACTATAATGAATGATAAAATCAAGAAATGAAAGGTATGACAAGCATGAAAGCTAGAATTGTCTACGCTAGCATGACCGGCAATGACGCCGACATGGCGGAAATTTTAGAAGAAGATTTATTAGACTATGATTTCGAAGTTGAAACTAGTGAGGCAGAATTTACCGATGCCAGCGACTATTTGACTTGTGATCTATGCGTCTTTGTCACATACACTTATGGCGAAGGCAAAATGACTGACGATATTGCTGATTTTTATGAGCAATTGGCTGAATTGGATTTACACGATAAACACTTTGCCGTCATGGGCAGCGGCGACCAAACATACGCTGACCATTTTTGCGAAAACGTTTTTGATTTTGAAAAAATGTTTAAGCAGGTTGGCGCAACAGAAGTTACTAAACCTGTAACTATTGAAAATGAACCAGATGAAACATCAATTGCAGCAATTGATGCCGCCGCAAAAGAAATGGCTGAAAAGTTAAATGCGTAGAAATTCCCCAAATAAAACGAATATCGTATCTCAGGTGATTAACTTAATCAAGCGTCATCGAAATTTATTCGTTTACATGGTCTTCGGCTTCATAGCTGCTTTAATTAATACCAGTGTTTTTATGATGTTACATAAATGGTGGCGTGGATCAGTATTTTATTCTAATATTATTGCTTTTATTATCTCAAATTTGGCTTCTTATTTCTTCAATCAAAAGGCTGTATTCATTAATAACGTTGACCGAGATCACTCGACTTGGCATAAACTGATTATTTTCTTTACTTACAGAATTATCAGTTTAATTCCTGACCAAATTATTATGTCACTGGGAATTTCTTGGTTACACCTTAACGCCTTATTGATTAAGGTAATTGACCAAGTACTTGTTGGTATTTTCAATTATTTGACCACGCGGTCAGTCTTTCAGGTACAAGAAATGACGATGATTGAGCGGACTAAACGGCGAATTAGACGAATTGAAGCCAGTAAAAAACGGCATCTCAAATAAAAAAGCTAAAATTCAATTATGAATCTTAGCTTTTTTAGTTTGGTCAAAATAATTTATTTAACCAAAATCTATTGGTCGTTGACCTTTTTGCTTTGAAAAGTAATACAGAATGTCTGCTAAAATACGTTCTGCAGCATGACCATCCCCATATGGATTTTGTGCATTAGCCATTTCTTCATAAGACGCCTGATTTTCTAACAAATCAAGCATTGCAGACTTCACCTTGCTAACCTCGGTACCAACTAACTTCAAAGTTCCAGCTTTGACACCCTCAGGTCGTTCAGTAGTATCACGTAAAACAAGAACAGGTTTATTTAGCGATGGGGCTTCTTCTTGAACGCCGCCAGAATCCGTCATGATAAAATAACTTCTTTTGGCTAAGTTATGAAAATCAACAACATCTAATGGCGCAATCAAATGTATCCTGGGATCATTATCGAGAATTTCATGAGCCGCTTCTTGTACTCGCGGTGACAAATGAACGGGATAAATAATTTCGACATCAGGATGGCTATCAACTACCTGTTTCATCACTCTGAAAACCCGT
This DNA window, taken from Lactobacillus sp. ESL0684, encodes the following:
- a CDS encoding hydroxymethylglutaryl-CoA synthase, which translates into the protein MQVGIDEIGFYTPNKYVDMVDLANARNEDPNKYLEGIGQSQMSVADQTQDAVSMGINATLGYLDHVDLNQVGLLILGTESGVDQSKSGSLFIKSALKLSAAVRTFEIKEACFGMTAGLMLARDYVRLHPHHSAIVIGSDIARYGLNSGGEVTQGAGSISLLIKAEPRILAINDGHSAYSADINDFWRPNNSATALVDGKYSKAVYLDFFERTFADYQRIKKWSPAQFEAIVYHLPFTKMGFKANNLAMAGQPAVVEQRLANNFTASAWFNRQVGNIYTASLYLSLLSLLEKADLAPGATIGLFSYGSGAMGEFYSGQLVSGYQQKLRSIADEQMLLRRQKLSISQYETIFNEALKQPIDNVELASDEAAGYWYFAGTKNEVRQYHQK
- a CDS encoding hydroxymethylglutaryl-CoA reductase, degradative encodes the protein MKFYELPPEKRRALLASQGLELADLDSATLAKMDQLSENVVGRLSLPVGLVTNLVVNGQSYLVPMATEEPSVVAAANHGASIFTQNGGTKVTSERQGIYGQIVLQAADDFELADFEQSFPKLIEITNREFSSLVHHGGGVRQITVRCEHELVYLQVLVDPAQAMGANKVNSILEFMAEKLAIFPEIKTKLFAILSNYPSQISRVKVQLSVQSVGGKTVAQQIALLSQIGETDPMRGVTNNKGIMNGVDAVLQATGNDTRSVEAACGLWASRHGQYCSLSSWRLEDDMLHGELSLPLALGTVGGSINARSDVQENYQILGSSITSQQLAEVVVSIGLANNLAALLAIATTGIQAGHMKLQARNIVATLSANDTEKQQVLSLMKQDQNYTQAAAQKYLIEIRKAK
- a CDS encoding thiolase family protein, with amino-acid sequence MKEIFVVAAKRTPFGRYQGWLSDYDAVDLGEIALKGSLKSIGLAAEQLDALFMGNVLAAGLGQNMARQIALNSGMTTSSSSVTINEVCGSSLKALRLAQGQMELGDFGLVAVGGSESMTNAAMFAADKTAPVQSTMLNDGLTDAFSGEHMGLTAENVAEKYQVSRDKLDAYSLESHQKAAHAQAAGYFKDEIIEMMVNGKTILQDENIRPDTSLAALGELKPVFKANGQVTAGNSSPLSDGASMVILATADKVKELGLQPLARLGAFAESGTDPAYMGFAPYYAIKQLLKTTHYQLNEYDVIEINEAFAAPSVALLEALAIAPEKLNIAGGAIAIGHPLAATGTRLITTAINALKYRNGQRALISLCIGGGQAIACELQRVD
- a CDS encoding GNAT family N-acetyltransferase, which translates into the protein MIRNVVAGDGPAIQELNKSQLGYDYPVDKTINNLKRLISDERHHLLLVFEDENETVLGYVHAEIFSESYFDPMLNVLALAVSGSAQGQGIGHALMLELETRAKQLGLTEIRLNSGEERTAAHQFYEKLGYRCLKLQKRFVKKVI
- the galU gene encoding UTP--glucose-1-phosphate uridylyltransferase GalU — encoded protein: MKVRKAIIPAAGLGTRFMPVTKAMPKEMLPIVDKPTIQFIVEEAKNSGIEDILIVTGKNKRPIEDHFDSNPELEQNLQENGKTGLLKMSQEITQLGINIYYTRQPYPAGLGDAIARGRSFVGDEPFVVMLGDDLMMDKTPLTKQLLDRYAKTHASTIAVMPVPHEEVSKYGVIEPENEIMPGLINVKSFVEKPDIDKAPSDYAIIGRYLLTPEIFDVLANQKPGRGGEIQLTDAIDTMNKTQRVFAHVFKGERHDVGNKESYLETSIEYGLNHPETKDALRQYVIDLGKKLQSQDSKHKA
- a CDS encoding YihY/virulence factor BrkB family protein: MSSKSQTAGQQFVQFYKNLSLRFSRGEVLTSAIVIAYYILFSIFPAIIIIGNVLPLFNIDTAPIAGYLKLIFPSQITEYIMPIVNSLLKSNSTGYISFGILVAIWSVSSLVNAIRIGMNRIYGVRSTELKQSWRITVFTRTFTILLTNIMIIIVTLLSLMLIFGQEVLEFLQPFLAFPIETIEKIFNYRYPVLVIILLSILYYLNYVLPNIKLKKRVIWPGVFTTLISWWLLSSLFGFYLHHFHISWENYGIVGTFIIFMLWLNLASIFLLLGTCVNAALVAKNTANVQYSAGRLAEYLQRKRNYKRSHN
- the map gene encoding type I methionyl aminopeptidase — translated: MITIKTVRELKGMQASGHLLASMFEGLREVIKPGITTWDIEEFCQKFVKSRGGRLSEQGFEGYKYGTCISVNDQIAHAIPRKDTVLREGDLVKVDVTCNLNGFESDSCTTYPVGEISKADRDLMETTRKAMYLGIDQAVLGNRIGDIGAAIQHYVEDEHHYGDVKELVGHGIQPSIHEDPEVPHWGKAGHGLRLREGMTITCEPMVEAGGDWRIEQKSVSDPNDDWVYYATPDGSKSAQFEHTFAITKDGPKILTLQKPYDGYEKYLPHFDELDE
- a CDS encoding flavodoxin domain-containing protein is translated as MKARIVYASMTGNDADMAEILEEDLLDYDFEVETSEAEFTDASDYLTCDLCVFVTYTYGEGKMTDDIADFYEQLAELDLHDKHFAVMGSGDQTYADHFCENVFDFEKMFKQVGATEVTKPVTIENEPDETSIAAIDAAAKEMAEKLNA
- a CDS encoding GtrA family protein, yielding MRRNSPNKTNIVSQVINLIKRHRNLFVYMVFGFIAALINTSVFMMLHKWWRGSVFYSNIIAFIISNLASYFFNQKAVFINNVDRDHSTWHKLIIFFTYRIISLIPDQIIMSLGISWLHLNALLIKVIDQVLVGIFNYLTTRSVFQVQEMTMIERTKRRIRRIEASKKRHLK